A genomic window from Pyruvatibacter sp. includes:
- a CDS encoding uracil-DNA glycosylase family protein: MRQPYALPALLGDIRACTACADDLPHAPRPVVRASARARICVVGQAPGNRVHKTGIPFNDPSGDRLRDWMGVDRDTFYDESRIAIIPMGFCFPGLDAKGSDKPPLKRCAHLWRARLFSMLEQVEFTLVIGTYAQAWHLGDQRKKTVTDTVAAWREYLPRTIPLPHPSWRNTGWLRKNPWFEADVLPVVRSEIAARL; encoded by the coding sequence ATGCGCCAGCCATACGCCCTGCCGGCCTTGCTGGGCGATATCCGCGCCTGCACCGCCTGCGCGGATGATCTGCCCCATGCACCGCGTCCTGTTGTACGGGCCAGTGCGAGGGCACGCATTTGTGTGGTGGGGCAGGCACCGGGCAATCGCGTGCATAAGACAGGCATCCCGTTCAACGACCCGTCAGGTGATCGGTTGCGTGACTGGATGGGTGTGGATCGCGATACGTTTTACGACGAAAGCCGTATTGCCATTATTCCGATGGGCTTTTGCTTTCCCGGCCTTGATGCCAAGGGAAGTGACAAACCGCCGCTCAAGCGGTGTGCACACCTGTGGCGCGCCCGGCTGTTTTCCATGCTCGAGCAGGTTGAGTTTACACTTGTGATCGGCACCTATGCTCAGGCCTGGCATCTGGGTGACCAACGCAAAAAGACGGTGACAGACACGGTGGCCGCGTGGCGGGAGTATCTGCCCCGTACAATTCCCCTGCCGCATCCTTCGTGGCGCAACACGGGGTGGCTTCGGAAAAACCCCTGGTTTGAAGCCGACGTGCTGCCGGTGGTGCGCAGCGAAATTGCGGCCAGGCTATAG
- a CDS encoding lysophospholipase → MSKYIFFVCLLFVSACAPRFEMPGAAIAPPALYTDHLRASDGTKIAVRAFEAEDPQAIIVAAHGFNDYSNAFSLAGPWFAQRGISLVALDQRGFGETPTRGRWAGTPAMADDVAALVRAVHARAPDTPVYLLGVSMGGAVATVSAADNPLPIAGLILSGPAFWGWSQMNPLYRGTLWVAAHTVPWYTLRGEGLGLWPSDNVEMLRALSRDPLMIRQTRIDVLYGLVTLMDDAFAAAPRITTPTLVLFGDRDEIVPIAPVEAVVEKLGGTARLVRYEDGWHMLLRDLAREQVYADIAAWITDPEGELPSAAKVGQEVAPTPE, encoded by the coding sequence ATGTCGAAATACATTTTTTTTGTCTGTCTTTTGTTTGTGAGCGCCTGTGCGCCGCGCTTTGAAATGCCCGGTGCTGCCATTGCTCCGCCCGCGCTTTACACAGACCACCTGCGGGCAAGTGATGGCACGAAGATCGCGGTACGTGCTTTTGAAGCCGAAGACCCGCAGGCGATCATCGTCGCCGCTCACGGCTTCAATGACTACAGCAATGCTTTTTCACTGGCAGGCCCATGGTTTGCGCAGCGCGGCATCAGCCTTGTGGCACTGGATCAACGCGGCTTTGGTGAAACCCCGACCCGGGGCCGATGGGCGGGCACACCAGCTATGGCGGATGATGTGGCAGCACTCGTGCGTGCCGTCCATGCCCGCGCACCCGACACGCCGGTCTATCTGCTGGGCGTGAGCATGGGTGGTGCCGTGGCAACAGTGTCGGCGGCAGATAACCCCCTGCCGATTGCGGGTCTCATTCTGTCTGGCCCTGCATTTTGGGGCTGGTCGCAGATGAACCCGCTGTATCGCGGCACCCTGTGGGTCGCCGCCCATACAGTGCCCTGGTACACGCTGAGGGGTGAGGGGCTGGGCCTTTGGCCCTCCGACAATGTCGAGATGTTGCGCGCCCTGAGCCGCGACCCGCTGATGATCCGCCAGACACGTATCGACGTCCTGTATGGGCTGGTTACGCTGATGGATGACGCGTTTGCCGCAGCACCACGCATCACCACACCAACGTTGGTGTTGTTCGGTGACCGCGATGAGATTGTGCCCATCGCACCCGTGGAAGCGGTAGTGGAAAAACTTGGCGGCACTGCGCGTCTCGTGCGCTACGAAGACGGCTGGCATATGCTGCTGCGCGATCTGGCGCGGGAGCAGGTGTATGCTGATATTGCCGCGTGGATAACAGACCCTGAGGGCGAGCTTCCCTCAGCAGCAAAGGTCGGGCAAGAGGTAGCGCCGACGCCCGAATAA
- a CDS encoding glycosyltransferase family 39 protein, producing MPFFAIAEKRPVTVLLLLCLALYLPGLFTLPVLDRDEARFAQATVQMHETGDYMVPHFQEDLRAKKPVAIYWMQALTTGTASALGADTASGHPGIWAFRIPSVIAAIVVVLLTWRLASAFYGHRAGLIAGALIATAVVLVAEANIAKTDAALAASIMAAQLALARVWLARDPRRLVPGIGNALLFWAAMAIGILLKGPIAPMVSGLTALMLIVFSRDIKWLFALRPVRGFALLLVLTLPWAISVWITTGGAFFGEAVGGDFLPKLAGGQESHGAPFGYYLALLTLTFFPVNMLLLPAIAKAWGDRHSNAVMFLAAWIIPNWLVFEIVPTKLPHYVLPVYPALAILVAAFIAAAFVDPARLRSRLARVNIAVWAVLATLLAAAIVALPVLLPEGMGQEPGPWPVVGAGIFAALAVQAIFLAWRARPAGMVVALAVTGIAFSVALLEFARPRVEPLWVAERVAATLDAQSLLGERVVSAGFSEPSLVFALGTETLLTNGPTAAAELAAGNATLALVEDREAAAFAATARSLGLETMPVGEVTGLNYSRGDVVAIIIHRRVSP from the coding sequence ATGCCCTTTTTTGCCATCGCTGAAAAACGCCCTGTCACAGTGCTGTTGCTGCTGTGTCTGGCACTCTATCTGCCCGGCTTGTTCACTCTGCCGGTGCTTGATCGTGATGAAGCCCGTTTTGCCCAGGCCACCGTGCAGATGCACGAAACCGGCGACTATATGGTGCCGCATTTTCAGGAAGACCTGCGCGCCAAAAAACCCGTCGCCATATACTGGATGCAGGCTCTCACCACCGGCACGGCCAGCGCGCTTGGCGCGGACACAGCAAGTGGACATCCCGGCATATGGGCCTTCCGCATTCCGTCCGTGATCGCTGCCATAGTGGTGGTGCTGCTGACATGGCGGCTCGCGTCAGCGTTCTATGGCCACCGTGCCGGGTTGATTGCAGGCGCGCTGATCGCCACAGCCGTCGTGCTGGTCGCCGAAGCCAACATTGCCAAAACCGATGCCGCTCTTGCCGCCAGTATCATGGCCGCACAACTGGCGCTGGCGCGGGTGTGGCTGGCACGTGATCCCCGGCGGCTGGTTCCCGGTATCGGCAATGCGCTGTTGTTCTGGGCCGCCATGGCCATCGGCATTTTGCTCAAAGGCCCGATTGCCCCCATGGTGAGCGGGCTGACCGCGCTGATGCTCATCGTTTTCAGCCGAGACATCAAATGGCTGTTTGCATTGCGGCCTGTGCGCGGCTTTGCACTGCTGCTGGTGCTCACCCTGCCCTGGGCAATCAGCGTATGGATCACCACCGGCGGTGCTTTCTTTGGCGAGGCAGTGGGGGGAGACTTCCTGCCCAAGCTCGCAGGCGGACAGGAAAGCCACGGCGCGCCCTTTGGGTATTACCTGGCACTGCTCACCCTGACATTCTTTCCGGTCAACATGCTGCTGTTGCCCGCCATCGCCAAAGCGTGGGGCGACAGGCACAGCAATGCCGTGATGTTTCTGGCTGCGTGGATCATTCCCAACTGGCTGGTGTTTGAAATCGTCCCAACCAAGCTGCCGCATTACGTGCTGCCGGTATATCCCGCCCTTGCCATTCTGGTTGCGGCTTTCATTGCGGCTGCATTCGTTGATCCTGCACGCCTCAGGTCGCGATTGGCACGGGTCAACATCGCAGTCTGGGCGGTGCTGGCAACGCTGCTGGCAGCCGCCATCGTTGCGCTGCCGGTGCTGTTGCCCGAAGGCATGGGGCAGGAGCCCGGGCCATGGCCGGTGGTGGGTGCCGGCATTTTTGCAGCGCTCGCTGTGCAGGCCATATTTCTGGCCTGGCGCGCACGGCCTGCCGGCATGGTGGTGGCGCTGGCGGTCACCGGCATTGCGTTTTCCGTTGCCCTGCTTGAGTTTGCCCGCCCCCGCGTCGAACCGTTGTGGGTGGCTGAGCGCGTTGCCGCCACTCTGGATGCACAAAGCCTGCTGGGTGAGCGGGTTGTCTCCGCCGGGTTCTCTGAACCAAGCCTCGTATTTGCGCTTGGCACGGAAACGCTCCTGACAAACGGCCCGACGGCTGCAGCGGAACTTGCAGCGGGCAATGCAACACTGGCCCTCGTTGAGGACCGTGAAGCGGCAGCCTTTGCCGCAACCGCTCGGTCCCTTGGCCTTGAAACTATGCCTGTCGGCGAAGTCACCGGGCTTAACTATTCGCGCGGCGATGTAGTTGCGATTATCATTCACCGGCGCGTAAGCCCGTAA
- the gph gene encoding phosphoglycolate phosphatase (PGP is an essential enzyme in the glycolate salvage pathway in higher organisms (photorespiration in plants). Phosphoglycolate results from the oxidase activity of RubisCO in the Calvin cycle when concentrations of carbon dioxide are low relative to oxygen. This enzyme is a member of the Haloacid Dehalogenase (HAD) superfamily of aspartate-nucleophile hydrolase enzymes (PF00702).) has product MTTPLTVLFDLDGTLADTALDLTETMNVVLARHGRARVPHERVREMVGGGARKIMERGFEATGAPASEALLEQVFREFLDYYGNHLADHTKIFDGLVPVLETLQARGVKLGVVTNKVEDLSLKVLELLDLSRFFTVLIGGDTLPVKKPDPEPLFEAVRRLGGDPARTVMVGDSPFDIDAARNAAMPAIAVSFGYTHVPPREMGADVVIDHYNEFLEALDGIVPSA; this is encoded by the coding sequence ATGACTACACCCCTCACTGTCCTGTTTGATCTGGACGGCACGCTTGCTGACACAGCGCTGGACCTGACGGAAACCATGAATGTGGTTTTGGCCCGCCATGGCCGTGCCCGTGTGCCCCATGAGCGCGTGCGCGAGATGGTGGGCGGCGGTGCGCGTAAAATCATGGAGCGCGGTTTTGAAGCAACCGGCGCACCTGCCAGCGAGGCGTTGCTTGAGCAGGTGTTCCGCGAGTTTCTGGATTATTACGGCAATCATCTGGCCGACCATACGAAGATATTCGACGGCCTGGTGCCGGTGCTCGAAACACTTCAGGCGCGCGGCGTAAAGCTGGGCGTTGTTACCAACAAGGTGGAAGACTTGTCGCTCAAGGTACTTGAGCTTCTGGACCTGTCACGGTTCTTCACGGTGCTGATCGGGGGCGACACGCTGCCCGTGAAGAAGCCGGACCCGGAACCACTGTTTGAAGCGGTGCGGCGCCTGGGAGGCGACCCTGCCCGCACCGTGATGGTTGGCGACAGCCCTTTCGATATTGACGCTGCCAGAAATGCCGCCATGCCCGCCATCGCGGTGTCGTTTGGCTACACACACGTTCCGCCGCGCGAGATGGGCGCAGACGTCGTGATAGATCATTACAACGAGTTTCTGGAAGCGCTTGACGGCATTGTGCCGTCTGCTTGA
- a CDS encoding DUF937 domain-containing protein — translation MDLVNMLMDAQGGKSVDALAQQFGLDKGQALGALGALVPAVTGGMQRNAKQGGLNSLLSALAQGDHDKYLDDPAQVATPQAAQVGNKILGHALGSKDVSRAVAQRASAQTGLDNDVLKKMLPVVATMVMGALSKKAGGGTAYTGSGASSGGGGLGDVVSGVLGSVLGGNNKGARSAGNSAADLLTSALDQDGDGSMIDDVLGSLFKR, via the coding sequence ATGGACCTGGTAAACATGCTGATGGACGCACAGGGCGGCAAGTCCGTTGATGCACTGGCGCAGCAGTTCGGCCTCGACAAGGGTCAGGCGCTGGGTGCGCTGGGCGCGCTCGTACCCGCTGTTACCGGCGGAATGCAGCGCAACGCCAAACAGGGTGGTCTTAATTCGCTTCTGTCCGCGTTGGCGCAGGGCGATCACGATAAATATCTGGACGACCCCGCCCAGGTTGCAACTCCACAGGCCGCGCAGGTCGGCAACAAGATATTGGGTCACGCCCTTGGATCGAAGGATGTAAGCCGCGCTGTTGCCCAACGCGCGTCAGCTCAAACAGGCCTCGATAATGATGTGCTGAAAAAGATGCTGCCTGTGGTGGCCACCATGGTGATGGGCGCGCTGAGCAAAAAAGCCGGCGGCGGCACCGCCTATACGGGCAGCGGCGCATCATCAGGCGGTGGTGGTCTCGGCGATGTCGTCAGCGGCGTGCTCGGCAGCGTGCTTGGCGGCAACAACAAAGGCGCCCGCTCCGCAGGCAACTCAGCCGCCGACCTGCTCACCTCCGCCCTCGACCAGGACGGCGACGGCTCCATGATCGACGACGTGCTGGGCAGCCTGTTCAAGCGTTAG